In the genome of Streptomyces sp. NBC_00190, one region contains:
- the fdxA gene encoding ferredoxin, giving the protein MTYVIAEPCVDVKDKACIEECPVDCIYEGQRSLYIHPDECVDCGACEPVCPVEAIFYEDDTPEEWKDYYKANVEFFDELGSPGGASKLGLIERDHPFIAALPADINPSH; this is encoded by the coding sequence GTGACCTACGTCATCGCGGAGCCTTGTGTCGACGTCAAGGACAAGGCATGCATCGAAGAGTGCCCGGTCGACTGCATCTACGAGGGCCAGCGGTCCTTGTACATCCACCCGGACGAGTGCGTCGACTGTGGTGCCTGTGAGCCGGTTTGCCCGGTCGAGGCCATCTTCTACGAGGACGACACTCCGGAGGAGTGGAAGGACTACTACAAGGCGAACGTCGAGTTCTTCGACGAGCTCGGTTCGCCCGGTGGTGCCTCCAAGCTCGGCCTGATCGAGCGCGACCACCCCTTCATCGCGGCGCTGCCCGCCGACATCAACCCGTCTCACTGA
- a CDS encoding ABC transporter ATP-binding protein yields MTTTATRTAKPATDTVVSFENVTKSYGTVRAVDGLSLSLHPGETVALLGPNGAGKSSTLDLLLGLRPADSGSVRLFGTTPREAVAAGRVGAMLQSGGLMEEVTVREIVALGCSLHPRPYPVDEVLARAGVDGIADRMVNKLSGGQEQRVRFALATAGQSDLIVLDEPTTGMDVTSRQAFWATMREQAAQGRTVLFATHYLEEADAIADRVLVLNKGRLLADGTAAEIKARAGARKISFDLDAQDPVDEQMLRALPALTAYERHGATVRLQSRDADATVHAVYALGLYPRNLEVAGLGLEQAFIALTEEASK; encoded by the coding sequence ATGACGACGACCGCGACACGCACCGCGAAGCCCGCCACCGACACCGTGGTGAGCTTCGAGAACGTGACCAAGAGCTACGGCACCGTCCGGGCCGTCGACGGCCTCTCCCTCTCCCTCCACCCGGGCGAGACCGTCGCACTCCTCGGCCCCAACGGCGCCGGAAAATCCTCCACCCTCGACCTCCTGCTCGGCCTGCGCCCCGCCGACTCCGGCTCCGTCCGGCTCTTCGGCACCACCCCGCGCGAGGCCGTCGCCGCCGGCCGCGTCGGCGCGATGCTCCAGAGCGGCGGCCTGATGGAGGAGGTGACCGTACGCGAAATCGTCGCCCTCGGCTGCTCCCTGCACCCCCGCCCGTACCCGGTGGACGAGGTGCTGGCCCGCGCCGGGGTCGACGGCATAGCCGACCGGATGGTCAACAAGCTCTCCGGCGGCCAGGAGCAGCGCGTCCGCTTCGCCCTCGCCACCGCCGGACAGAGCGACCTGATCGTGCTGGACGAGCCGACCACCGGCATGGACGTGACCTCCCGCCAGGCCTTCTGGGCCACCATGCGGGAACAGGCCGCCCAGGGGCGCACCGTCCTGTTCGCCACGCACTACCTGGAAGAGGCGGACGCGATCGCCGACCGGGTGCTGGTGCTGAACAAGGGCCGGCTGCTGGCCGACGGCACCGCCGCCGAGATCAAGGCCAGGGCGGGCGCCCGGAAGATCTCCTTCGACCTGGACGCCCAGGACCCGGTGGACGAGCAGATGCTCCGCGCCCTGCCCGCCCTCACCGCCTACGAGCGGCACGGCGCGACCGTGCGGCTCCAGTCCCGCGACGCCGACGCGACCGTGCACGCCGTCTACGCGCTCGGGCTCTACCCCCGCAACCTGGAGGTCGCGGGCCTCGGCCTGGAACAGGCCTTCATCGCCCTCACCGAGGAGGCCTCGAAGTGA
- the folP gene encoding dihydropteroate synthase: protein MLRLGRREFDTHEPVIMAIVNRTPDSFYDQGATFRDEPALDRVEQAVAEGAAIIDIGGVKAGPGEHVDAAEEARRTVGFVAEVRRRHPDVVISVDTWRHEVGEAVCEAGADVLNDAWGGVDPRLAEVAARHGAGLVCTHAGGVEPRTRPHRTQYEDVMEDILRVTVGLAERAAALGVRRDAIMIDPGHDFGKNTRHSLEATRRLSEMTDTGWPVLVSLSNKDFVGETLDKPVKERLLGTLATTAVSAWLGAQVYRVHEVAETKQILDMVRSIQGHRPPAVARRGLA, encoded by the coding sequence ATGCTGCGACTGGGCAGGCGCGAGTTCGACACCCACGAGCCGGTGATCATGGCCATCGTGAACCGGACTCCGGACTCCTTCTACGACCAGGGCGCGACGTTCCGCGACGAGCCGGCGCTGGACCGGGTCGAACAGGCGGTCGCCGAGGGCGCCGCGATCATCGACATCGGCGGCGTCAAGGCCGGCCCGGGCGAGCACGTGGACGCAGCCGAGGAGGCGCGGCGGACGGTCGGCTTCGTGGCGGAGGTCCGGCGCCGCCACCCGGACGTGGTGATCAGCGTGGACACCTGGCGGCACGAGGTCGGCGAGGCCGTGTGCGAGGCCGGGGCGGACGTGCTGAACGACGCGTGGGGCGGGGTGGATCCCAGGCTGGCGGAGGTCGCGGCGCGCCACGGGGCCGGGCTGGTGTGCACCCACGCGGGCGGGGTCGAGCCGCGGACCCGGCCGCACCGGACCCAGTACGAGGATGTGATGGAGGACATCCTGCGCGTCACGGTCGGCCTGGCGGAGCGGGCGGCCGCGCTGGGCGTCCGCCGGGACGCGATCATGATCGACCCGGGCCACGACTTCGGGAAGAACACCCGCCATTCCCTGGAGGCCACGCGCCGCCTGTCGGAGATGACCGACACCGGCTGGCCGGTCCTGGTCTCCCTGTCCAACAAGGACTTCGTCGGCGAGACCCTCGACAAGCCGGTCAAGGAGCGCCTGCTGGGCACCCTGGCCACAACGGCCGTCTCGGCCTGGCTGGGCGCCCAGGTCTACCGCGTCCACGAGGTCGCGGAGACCAAGCAGATCCTGGACATGGTCCGCTCCATCCAGGGCCACCGCCCCCCGGCCGTCGCCCGCCGCGGGCTGGCCTGA
- the dapE gene encoding succinyl-diaminopimelate desuccinylase: MPESELDLTQDAAELTARLVDIPSVSGDEKVLADLVEHALRALPHLTVDRFGNNVVARTHLGRAERVVLAGHLDTVPIADNVPSRLDENDVLWGCGTTDMKSGVAVQLRIAATVPEPNRDLTFVFYDQEEVAADLNGLGKVAEAHPDWLTGDFAVLLEPSNAEVEGGCQGTLRVLLRTAGERAHSARSWMGANAIHAASPILARLAAYEPRKPVIDGLEYHEGLNAVRIEGGVANNVIPDACTVTVNFRYAPDRSEADALAHVREVFADCGVAEFVVDDHSGGALPGLSHPAAAAFMEAVGGRAMPKFGWTDVSRFSALGVPAVNYGPGDALLAHKVDERVETKAILHCEERLRAWLTD; encoded by the coding sequence ATGCCCGAATCCGAGCTGGACCTCACCCAGGACGCCGCCGAGCTGACCGCCCGGCTCGTCGACATTCCCTCCGTGAGCGGCGACGAGAAGGTACTCGCCGACCTCGTGGAACACGCGCTGCGGGCCCTGCCGCACCTCACCGTGGACCGCTTCGGCAACAACGTCGTCGCCCGCACGCACCTCGGCCGCGCCGAGCGCGTCGTACTCGCAGGCCACCTCGACACCGTTCCGATCGCCGACAACGTCCCCTCCCGCCTCGACGAGAACGACGTCCTGTGGGGCTGCGGCACGACCGACATGAAGTCCGGTGTCGCCGTCCAGCTGCGCATCGCGGCGACCGTCCCCGAGCCGAACCGGGACCTCACCTTCGTCTTCTACGACCAGGAGGAGGTCGCCGCCGACCTCAACGGGCTCGGCAAGGTCGCCGAGGCCCATCCCGACTGGCTGACCGGCGACTTCGCGGTGCTGCTGGAGCCTTCCAACGCGGAGGTCGAGGGCGGCTGCCAGGGCACGCTGCGCGTCCTGCTGCGCACGGCCGGCGAGCGCGCCCACTCCGCGCGCAGCTGGATGGGGGCCAACGCCATCCACGCGGCGAGCCCGATCCTGGCCAGGCTGGCGGCGTACGAGCCCCGCAAGCCGGTCATCGACGGCCTGGAGTACCACGAGGGCCTCAACGCGGTCCGCATCGAAGGCGGCGTCGCCAACAACGTCATCCCCGACGCGTGCACGGTCACGGTCAACTTCCGCTACGCCCCCGACCGCAGCGAGGCCGATGCGCTGGCCCACGTTCGGGAGGTCTTCGCGGACTGCGGCGTCGCCGAGTTCGTGGTCGACGACCACTCCGGCGGCGCGCTCCCCGGTCTCTCCCACCCGGCGGCGGCGGCCTTCATGGAGGCGGTCGGCGGCCGCGCCATGCCGAAGTTCGGCTGGACGGACGTCTCCCGCTTCAGCGCGCTGGGCGTCCCCGCGGTGAACTACGGGCCGGGCGACGCCCTGCTGGCCCACAAGGTCGACGAGCGCGTCGAGACGAAGGCGATCCTGCACTGCGAGGAACGACTCCGTGCCTGGCTGACCGACTGA
- a CDS encoding ATP-binding protein, whose translation MSLPLTRRIARAALLVAAGAAPVVGAAGAASAAGLESVPQLGALTAPDAADASAVTGAATDAAGAATEALPAAAPAADVAGKATGLLGGLPTTQQLPLAGGGLPGGLPGGLPGGLPLGG comes from the coding sequence ATGTCTCTCCCCCTGACCCGTCGGATCGCCCGTGCCGCGCTGCTCGTCGCAGCCGGGGCAGCGCCCGTGGTCGGTGCCGCCGGCGCGGCCAGCGCCGCCGGTCTGGAGTCCGTGCCGCAGCTGGGCGCACTGACCGCCCCGGACGCCGCCGACGCCTCGGCCGTGACCGGTGCCGCCACGGACGCCGCGGGTGCTGCGACCGAGGCCCTGCCGGCCGCCGCCCCCGCCGCCGACGTGGCCGGTAAGGCGACCGGACTGCTCGGCGGGCTGCCCACCACGCAGCAGCTGCCGCTGGCCGGCGGCGGGCTGCCCGGTGGCCTGCCGGGCGGCCTGCCCGGTGGTCTGCCGCTGGGCGGCTGA
- a CDS encoding ABC transporter permease → MNALIKLEITRALRNKKYIFFTVLYPAALFLMLGGTLDGTTKVMGTELTMPAFYMVAMASFGALTAVLMGNSERIAKEREQGWVRQLRLTALPGRGYVLAKTAGAGVLSLPSIVIVFAVAAAVKDVRFAAWQWLALTGAIWAGSLVFAALGVAIGYLASGDTVRPITMIFYFGLSILGGLWMPTTNFPQWLQTIASWLPTHAYAGLGQAIELGGAPQAKDVAILAVYFVLFTGAAAWLYRKDSMKA, encoded by the coding sequence GTGAACGCCCTGATCAAGCTCGAAATCACCCGCGCCCTGCGCAACAAGAAGTACATCTTCTTCACCGTGCTCTACCCGGCCGCCCTCTTCCTGATGCTCGGCGGCACCCTCGACGGCACGACGAAGGTCATGGGCACCGAACTGACCATGCCCGCCTTCTACATGGTCGCCATGGCCTCCTTCGGCGCCCTGACCGCCGTCCTGATGGGCAACAGCGAGCGCATCGCCAAGGAGCGCGAGCAGGGCTGGGTCCGCCAGCTCCGGCTGACCGCCCTGCCCGGCCGCGGCTACGTCCTCGCCAAGACCGCCGGCGCGGGCGTGCTCTCGCTCCCGTCCATCGTGATCGTCTTCGCGGTGGCGGCCGCCGTGAAGGACGTACGGTTCGCCGCCTGGCAGTGGCTCGCCCTCACCGGTGCGATCTGGGCCGGCAGCCTCGTCTTCGCCGCGCTCGGCGTCGCCATCGGCTACCTGGCGAGCGGGGACACCGTCCGCCCCATCACGATGATCTTCTACTTCGGCCTGTCGATCCTCGGCGGCCTGTGGATGCCCACCACGAACTTCCCGCAGTGGCTCCAGACCATCGCGAGCTGGCTCCCCACCCACGCCTACGCGGGCCTCGGCCAGGCCATCGAGCTCGGCGGGGCGCCCCAGGCCAAGGACGTGGCGATCCTCGCGGTGTACTTCGTACTGTTCACCGGTGCCGCCGCCTGGCTGTACCGCAAGGACTCGATGAAGGCATGA
- a CDS encoding GNAT family N-acetyltransferase, protein MEITAGGLLEIRITPADVGKRVSVRRVERGRSGVPEYADAVGVLTSWDQGVLLITRKSGQTVRIAESSLVAGKVVPPAPARRRGPAASFEELSRVGARSWQPLESERLGEWTLRAAAGFTRRANSVLPLGDPGIPLDDALARVTSWYAERGLPAYVQAATGAVGTQELLIAELERRGWAAEVSAEVRIGALAPVGDVDAPAAGDVRLTRVPDEEWLGRYGKVADPDVAREVLARGPSVWFAALPGGRAVGRCVVDGRWAGFAAVTVDPAHRREGLATAVMAALARRALEEGASAAWLQVETDNPGAQALYDGLGFAPHHTYHHYRASA, encoded by the coding sequence GTGGAAATCACCGCCGGTGGGCTGCTGGAAATCCGTATTACCCCAGCTGACGTGGGTAAACGAGTCTCTGTACGACGGGTGGAGCGCGGCCGGAGCGGGGTGCCCGAGTACGCGGACGCGGTAGGGGTTCTCACATCCTGGGACCAGGGTGTGCTGCTGATCACACGAAAGAGCGGCCAGACCGTCCGCATCGCGGAATCCTCGCTGGTCGCGGGCAAGGTCGTGCCGCCCGCGCCGGCCCGCCGACGGGGTCCGGCGGCCTCTTTCGAGGAGCTCTCGCGGGTCGGGGCGCGGTCCTGGCAGCCGCTGGAGAGCGAGCGGCTGGGCGAGTGGACGCTGCGGGCGGCCGCCGGATTCACCCGGCGGGCCAATTCGGTGCTGCCGCTCGGCGATCCCGGGATACCGCTGGACGATGCACTCGCGCGGGTGACCTCCTGGTACGCGGAACGAGGACTTCCGGCGTACGTGCAGGCCGCGACGGGGGCGGTCGGCACCCAGGAGCTGCTGATCGCGGAGCTGGAACGACGCGGCTGGGCGGCCGAGGTGTCGGCGGAGGTACGGATCGGGGCCCTCGCGCCGGTGGGTGACGTGGACGCCCCCGCCGCCGGGGACGTGCGTCTGACGCGCGTCCCGGACGAGGAGTGGCTGGGGCGCTACGGGAAGGTCGCCGACCCGGACGTGGCCCGGGAGGTGCTGGCCCGGGGCCCGTCGGTGTGGTTCGCGGCGCTGCCCGGGGGCCGGGCCGTCGGGCGGTGCGTGGTGGACGGCCGGTGGGCCGGCTTCGCGGCGGTGACGGTCGACCCCGCGCACCGGCGGGAGGGTCTGGCGACGGCGGTGATGGCGGCGCTGGCGCGGCGGGCGCTGGAGGAGGGCGCGTCGGCGGCGTGGCTCCAGGTGGAGACGGACAATCCGGGGGCGCAGGCCCTGTACGACGGGCTGGGCTTCGCGCCGCACCACACGTACCACCACTACCGGGCGTCGGCGTGA
- the dapC gene encoding succinyldiaminopimelate transaminase → MAAVSDRLPAFPWDKLEPYKATAAAHADGIVDLSVGTPVDPVPELIQRALIGAADSPGYPTVWGTPALRDAITGWVRGRLGASAAGHRNILPVVGSKELVAWLPTQLGLGAGDKVAYPRLAYPTYEVGARLCGAEAVVYDDPTELDPAGVKLLWLNSPSNPTGQVLSKEELIRIVAWAREHGILVFSDECYLELGWEAEPVSVLHDDVCGGSYEGLVAVHSLSKRSNLAGYRAAFVAGDADVLGELLEIRKHGGMMTPAPVQAATVAALGDDAHVEEQRGRYAARRAALRGALEAHGFRVEHSEASLYLWVTRDEPCWETVAYLAGLGILVAPGDFYGEAGARFVRVAFTATDERVEAAVKRLG, encoded by the coding sequence GTGGCCGCAGTATCCGACCGTCTTCCCGCCTTCCCCTGGGACAAGCTGGAGCCGTACAAGGCGACGGCGGCGGCCCACGCGGACGGCATCGTCGACCTGTCGGTCGGCACGCCCGTGGACCCGGTGCCGGAGCTGATCCAGCGCGCCCTGATCGGCGCCGCGGACTCCCCGGGCTACCCGACCGTGTGGGGGACGCCCGCCCTGCGCGACGCGATCACGGGCTGGGTGCGCGGGCGCCTCGGCGCGAGCGCCGCCGGGCACCGCAACATCCTGCCGGTCGTCGGCTCCAAGGAGCTGGTGGCCTGGCTGCCGACCCAGCTGGGCCTCGGAGCCGGGGACAAGGTCGCCTACCCCCGGCTCGCCTACCCGACGTACGAGGTCGGTGCGCGGCTGTGCGGCGCCGAGGCGGTCGTCTACGACGACCCGACCGAGCTCGACCCGGCCGGCGTGAAGCTGCTGTGGCTCAACTCCCCGTCCAACCCCACCGGGCAGGTCCTCTCCAAGGAGGAACTCATCCGGATCGTCGCCTGGGCGCGCGAGCACGGGATCCTGGTTTTCAGCGACGAGTGCTACCTGGAGCTGGGCTGGGAGGCCGAGCCCGTCTCCGTCCTCCACGACGACGTGTGCGGGGGCTCGTACGAGGGCCTCGTCGCCGTCCACTCGCTCTCCAAGCGGTCCAACCTGGCCGGCTACCGGGCGGCGTTCGTCGCCGGTGACGCGGACGTGCTCGGCGAGCTGCTGGAGATCCGCAAGCACGGCGGCATGATGACCCCCGCCCCGGTGCAGGCGGCCACCGTCGCGGCGCTCGGCGACGACGCGCACGTCGAGGAGCAGCGCGGCCGCTACGCCGCCCGCCGCGCGGCGCTGCGCGGCGCCCTGGAAGCGCACGGTTTCCGCGTCGAGCACAGCGAGGCGAGCCTCTACCTCTGGGTGACCCGGGACGAGCCCTGCTGGGAGACGGTCGCCTACCTCGCGGGCCTGGGCATCCTGGTCGCGCCGGGCGACTTCTACGGCGAGGCGGGCGCGCGGTTCGTGCGCGTGGCCTTCACCGCCACCGACGAGCGCGTCGAGGCCGCCGTCAAGCGCCTCGGCTGA
- a CDS encoding TIGR00730 family Rossman fold protein produces MGNRGNPDGDAQRRPEEQQLGPVLRRRSQIKAGSTTDQRLLDSAGPSEWVHTDPWRVLRIQSEFIEGFGTLAELPPAISVFGSARTPAGSPEYDAGVRIGSALVDAGFAVITGGGPGAMEAANKGAREANGISVGLGIELPFEQGLNEHVDLGLNFRYFFVRKTMFVKYSQGFVVLPGGLGTLDELFEALTLVQTQKITRFPIVLFGTEYWSGLIDWLKNTVIAQGKASERDLYLFHVTDDVDEAIALVTKEVGK; encoded by the coding sequence ATGGGCAACCGCGGTAATCCTGATGGGGACGCTCAGCGCCGGCCCGAGGAGCAGCAGCTCGGGCCGGTGCTGAGGAGGCGGAGCCAGATCAAGGCGGGCAGCACGACGGACCAGCGGCTGCTGGATTCGGCCGGTCCCTCCGAGTGGGTGCACACCGATCCCTGGCGGGTCCTGCGCATCCAGTCGGAGTTCATCGAGGGCTTCGGCACGCTCGCCGAGCTGCCGCCCGCGATCAGCGTGTTCGGCTCGGCCCGTACGCCCGCCGGTTCACCGGAGTACGACGCCGGGGTGCGGATCGGCAGCGCGCTCGTCGACGCGGGCTTCGCGGTGATCACCGGTGGCGGTCCGGGTGCGATGGAGGCGGCCAACAAGGGCGCCCGCGAGGCGAACGGCATCTCGGTCGGACTCGGCATCGAGCTCCCCTTCGAGCAGGGGCTCAACGAGCACGTCGACCTCGGGCTGAACTTCCGGTACTTCTTCGTGCGCAAGACGATGTTCGTGAAGTACAGCCAGGGCTTCGTGGTCCTGCCCGGCGGCCTCGGCACGCTGGACGAGCTGTTCGAGGCGCTGACCCTGGTCCAGACCCAGAAGATCACCCGCTTCCCGATCGTGCTGTTCGGCACCGAGTACTGGAGCGGCCTGATCGACTGGCTGAAGAACACGGTGATCGCGCAGGGCAAGGCCTCGGAGAGGGACCTGTACCTCTTCCACGTCACGGACGACGTGGACGAGGCGATCGCGCTGGTGACGAAGGAAGTCGGCAAGTAG
- a CDS encoding sensor histidine kinase gives MALTQEDDDRTGIGKPPENHREKLVKALWISVWLFYLSAPVIDLIHGGHSPGVRLLGGLGLAAFVAWYLVLVFRTARQMAVRRVLVSLAVLSAQATVLSLTLGREWLVLFVYVSISSGAALPGEISRWTVPGATALMTATAFAVPGGEDYLAGLLIPALMGGFAMVGIRAMIRTTIELREARATVAQLAANEERLRLARDLHDLLGHSLSLITLKSELAGRMLPGQPDAAAQQVADIERVSRQALVDVREAVSGYRRPTLPGELAGARTALAAAGVVADIPKEPEGGLPEEAESALAWSLREAVTNVVRHSGATRCRVTLETRQTLAGPVAELTVSDDGTGGPGLPGNGLTGLTERLEAVGGTLTAGPAGKSGFALTARVPLDLGSGS, from the coding sequence GTGGCGCTGACGCAGGAGGACGACGACCGCACGGGGATCGGCAAGCCGCCGGAGAACCACCGCGAGAAGCTGGTGAAGGCGCTCTGGATCAGCGTCTGGCTCTTCTACCTGAGCGCACCCGTCATCGACCTGATCCACGGCGGACACAGCCCCGGGGTCCGGCTGCTCGGCGGCCTGGGCCTCGCGGCCTTCGTCGCCTGGTACCTGGTGCTGGTCTTCCGCACCGCCCGGCAGATGGCGGTCCGCCGGGTCCTGGTCTCGCTCGCGGTGCTCTCCGCCCAGGCCACGGTCCTGTCGCTGACGCTGGGCCGCGAATGGCTCGTGCTCTTCGTCTACGTGTCCATCTCCTCCGGCGCCGCGCTGCCCGGGGAGATCTCCCGTTGGACGGTCCCGGGCGCGACCGCGCTGATGACGGCCACGGCCTTCGCGGTGCCGGGCGGGGAGGACTACCTGGCGGGCCTGCTGATCCCGGCCCTGATGGGCGGCTTCGCGATGGTCGGCATCCGGGCGATGATCCGGACCACCATCGAACTGCGCGAGGCCCGGGCCACGGTGGCGCAGCTCGCGGCCAACGAGGAGCGCCTGCGGCTGGCCCGCGACCTGCACGACCTGCTGGGCCACTCGCTGTCGCTGATCACGCTGAAGAGCGAGCTGGCGGGCCGGATGCTGCCCGGACAGCCCGACGCCGCCGCCCAGCAGGTGGCGGACATCGAGCGGGTCAGCAGGCAGGCGCTGGTCGACGTACGCGAAGCGGTGAGCGGGTACCGGCGGCCCACCCTGCCCGGCGAACTCGCGGGCGCCCGGACCGCGCTGGCCGCGGCGGGCGTGGTGGCGGACATCCCGAAGGAACCGGAGGGCGGTCTTCCGGAAGAGGCGGAGTCGGCGCTGGCGTGGTCGCTGCGCGAGGCGGTGACCAACGTGGTCCGCCACAGCGGGGCCACACGCTGCCGGGTCACGCTGGAGACCCGCCAGACGCTCGCGGGCCCGGTGGCCGAGCTGACGGTGTCGGACGACGGCACGGGCGGTCCGGGCCTGCCCGGCAACGGCCTGACGGGCCTGACCGAACGCCTGGAGGCGGTCGGCGGCACCCTGACGGCGGGCCCGGCCGGAAAGTCCGGCTTCGCCCTCACGGCCCGTGTCCCGCTGGACCTAGGATCAGGATCATGA
- a CDS encoding transglutaminase-like domain-containing protein, translating into MSPADRREQFAAEARSERPDLALLCLLLAAEADPEMDERAMDWAQIELDRLAGMLPYGLRGGRAWASAVTELLGGRLGFHGTPADYDRLSSSLLHEVLRRRRGLPILLSVVWLEVARRAGAPVYGLGLPGHFVVGFGDPEEGVLVDPFAGGASLGAGPAELAQGPRTPARTLDIVLRILTNIRAWASARPEQSGVALWAVELSLLLPSHPASLRIERARLLVERGSFQEGAAELEAYADVVAAVDADAAARIRAEAVSARALLN; encoded by the coding sequence GTGAGTCCGGCGGACCGGCGGGAGCAGTTCGCGGCGGAAGCCCGGTCGGAGCGGCCGGACCTGGCGCTGCTGTGCCTGCTGCTGGCCGCGGAGGCGGACCCGGAGATGGACGAACGCGCCATGGACTGGGCGCAGATCGAGCTGGACCGGCTGGCCGGGATGCTGCCGTACGGGCTGCGCGGCGGGCGGGCGTGGGCCTCGGCGGTGACGGAACTGCTGGGCGGACGCCTCGGTTTCCACGGCACCCCGGCGGACTACGACCGGCTGTCGTCCTCGCTGCTGCACGAGGTGCTGCGGCGTCGGCGGGGGCTGCCGATCCTGTTGTCGGTGGTGTGGCTGGAGGTCGCCCGGCGAGCCGGTGCGCCGGTGTACGGGCTGGGGCTGCCGGGGCACTTCGTGGTGGGCTTCGGGGACCCGGAGGAGGGCGTGCTGGTCGACCCGTTCGCGGGCGGCGCGTCCTTGGGCGCGGGGCCGGCGGAGCTGGCGCAGGGGCCGCGTACGCCGGCCCGCACGCTGGACATCGTGCTGCGGATCCTGACCAACATCCGGGCGTGGGCCTCGGCCCGGCCGGAGCAGTCGGGGGTGGCGCTGTGGGCGGTGGAGCTGTCGCTGCTGCTGCCGTCGCATCCGGCGTCGCTGCGGATCGAGCGGGCGCGGCTGCTGGTGGAACGGGGTTCCTTCCAGGAGGGCGCGGCCGAGCTGGAGGCGTACGCCGACGTGGTGGCGGCGGTGGATGCCGATGCGGCGGCCCGTATCCGCGCCGAGGCCGTCTCCGCTCGCGCTCTGCTGAACTGA
- a CDS encoding response regulator transcription factor: MTSRPIRILLAEDQSMVREALAALLGLEPDIEVLAQVARGDEVVTAAGAHDVNVALLDIEMPGMTGIEAAAALRAAHPAIRIVILTTFGRPGYLRGAMEAGASAFLVKDAPAAQLAAAVRKVLAGERVIDPTLAAAALAEGANPLTDREREVLRAAESGATNAELAARLHLSQGTVRNYLSTAIQKLAARNRAEAVRTAREKGWL, translated from the coding sequence ATGACCTCACGCCCCATCCGCATCCTCCTGGCGGAGGACCAGTCGATGGTCCGCGAGGCCCTCGCCGCCCTCCTCGGCCTGGAACCGGACATCGAGGTACTGGCCCAGGTCGCCCGCGGCGACGAGGTGGTGACGGCGGCGGGCGCGCACGACGTGAACGTCGCGCTGCTGGACATAGAGATGCCGGGCATGACGGGCATCGAGGCGGCCGCGGCCCTCCGCGCCGCCCACCCCGCGATCCGGATCGTCATCCTGACCACCTTCGGCCGCCCCGGCTACCTGCGGGGGGCGATGGAGGCCGGCGCCTCCGCGTTCCTGGTCAAGGACGCGCCGGCCGCGCAGCTGGCGGCCGCCGTACGCAAGGTCCTGGCGGGGGAGCGCGTCATCGACCCCACGCTGGCGGCAGCGGCCCTGGCGGAGGGCGCGAACCCGCTGACGGACCGGGAGCGGGAGGTCCTGCGGGCGGCGGAGTCGGGCGCGACGAACGCGGAACTGGCGGCCCGCCTCCACCTGTCCCAGGGCACGGTCCGCAACTACCTCTCGACGGCGATCCAGAAGCTCGCCGCCCGCAACCGCGCCGAAGCCGTCCGCACGGCCCGCGAAAAGGGCTGGCTCTGA